From the genome of Malus domestica chromosome 04, GDT2T_hap1, one region includes:
- the LOC103408513 gene encoding hydrophobic protein RCI2A: MGAATCIDIILAILLPPLGVFLRFGCHSEFWICLLLTVLGYIPGILYALYIITK, translated from the exons ATGGGTGCAGCAACCTGCATTGACATCATCCTCGCCATACTCTTACCACCTCTTGGTGTCTTCCTCAGGTTTGGCTGTCAT TCGGAGTTTTGGATCTGTTTGCTGCTGACTGTGCTTGGTTACATCCCTGGTATTTTATATGCCCTCTATATCATCACCAAGTGA
- the LOC103433826 gene encoding anaphase-promoting complex subunit 11: MWHAVASWTWDAQDETCGICRMAFDGCCPDCKLPGDDCPLIWGACNHAFHLHCILKWVNSQTSQAHCPMCRREWQFKG; this comes from the exons AT GTGGCATGCTGTTGCTTCATGGACATGGGATGCACAAGACGAAACATGTGGGATTTGTAGGATGGCATTTGATGGTTGTTGTCCCGATTGTAAACTCCCTGGGGATGATTGCCCGCTAA TTTGGGGCGCATGCAACCATGCTTTCCATCTCCATTGTATCTTAAAATGGGTAAATTCACAGACTTCTCAGGCGCATTGCCCCATGTGCCGCAGGGAGTGGCAATTCAAAGGATGA
- the LOC103433824 gene encoding hydrophobic protein RCI2A, whose translation MGTATCIDIIIAILLPPLGVFLRFGCHSEFWICLVLTLFGYLPGIIYAIYAITK comes from the exons ATGGGTACAGCAACCTGCATCGACATCATCATCGCCATCCTCTTGCCACCTCTTGGTGTCTTCCTCAGGTTTGGCTGTCAT TCGGAATTTTGGATCTGTTTGGTGCTGACTCTGTTCGGTTACCTCCCTGGTATTATATATGCCATCTATGCCATCACCAAGTGA
- the LOC103433825 gene encoding hydrophobic protein RCI2A-like, with translation MPSEGTLNFVDILIAILLPPLGVFLKFGCHVEFWICLLLTIFGYIPGIIYAIYAITK, from the exons ATGCCGAGCGAAGGAACCCTAAACTTCGTCGACATCCTCATCGCCATCCTCTTGCCTCCTCTTGGTGTCTTCCTCAAGTTTGGCTGCCAT GTGGAATTCTGGATCTGTTTGTTGCTGACCATTTTTGGTTACATCCCTGGGATTATCTACGCCATCTATGCCATCACCAAGTAA